In Rhododendron vialii isolate Sample 1 chromosome 9a, ASM3025357v1, the following are encoded in one genomic region:
- the LOC131300037 gene encoding 24.1 kDa heat shock protein, mitochondrial-like yields the protein MASSLLALKRFISPKSLRPATAALLPPYRLFTTKTSPDFAARDRSFDPAPVRNFPYPSAAYETDESLNIREDMPGAGKENVEVLLKPNYLILNGEREMKQEKDGVVVTLVYKYNATYYISEEKFNLNQVKAVIKNGVLNVVVPKVRKDHKGD from the exons ATGGCGTCGTCACTCCTCGCTCTGAAGCGATTCATTTCCCCCAAATCCCTCCGTCCGGCGACGGCGGCCCTCCTCCCCCCCTATCGCCTCTTCACCACCAAAACCTCTCCTGACTTCGCCGCCCGCGACCGCAGCTTCGATCCCGCCCCTGTCCGCAACTTCCCCTATCCCTCCGCAGCCTAcg AAACCGATGAGAGTCTCAACATAAGGGAGGACATGCCTGGGGCTGGAAAAGAGAATGTGGAAGTGCTGCTGAAACCAAactatttgattttgaatgGGGAGCGGGAGATGAAGCAGGAAAAGGATGGCGTGGTGGTGACCTTGGTGTACAAGTACAATGCCACCTATTATATTTCGGAGGAGAAATTCAACCTCAATCAGGTTAAGGCTGTGATTAAGAATGGCGTGCTAAATGTTGTGGTGCCCAAGGTCAGGAAAGACCATAAGGGGGACTAA